The DNA sequence ACAAAACATCCAACAACATCCTCACACTTAAAAATGATTCAATCAAAGCCTCTGACAATGCAAAAAATGGAGAAACAATTGTTACCCACGCTATTAAACAAATGGACATTATCCATAAGCATACAAATGAAACTGGTGATTTGATTAATCTTTTAAGCGAAAAATCTAACGAGATTGAGAACATTGTCTCAATCATTACTGCTATTTCTGAACAAACGAACCTTCTGGCACTAAATGCAGCTATTGAAGCTGCGCGTGCTGGCGAACATGGAAGAGGCTTCTCTATTGTGGCAGACGAAGTGAGAAAGCTTGCAGAGCAGTCGAGTTTTTCCGCAAAACAAATTAGTGACATTATTCACGATATACAATCGAATACAAAACAAGCGGTTCATGCAATGGATAATAGTGAAAGTGCAGTTAACGAAGGGAGAAACATAGTTTACTCTGCTGGAGAATCCTTTCAAAATATATCAAATTCGATAGAAGCAGTCGTAAATACATTAACTACTGTCGCATCGTCCATCACTACTATTAATAAAGAGACAGACGTTTTAGTAACCTCCATTGAAAATGTCAGTGAGATTTCTAAACAAACTACTAGTCACACTCAGGAGGTTGCCGCTGCATCCGAAGAACAAACCGCAATTATGAAGGAAGTAAGTGTCGCCACAGAATCATTATCTGAGCTAGCACTACACTTGCAAAAAACAACCAATAAATTCAGAACATAAAAACTAATAGGGACGGATCTCGTTTGCCTGCAAGTGTTTGGCAAAGGAGATCCGTCCCTATTAGCCTCCATTGGCCATCTAATTAAAAATACCTAGTAGAAATGTCACATTATTGTAGTAAAATATAACTATATGCCCTTAACAGATTTGTATAAACTTGCTATGGCGTAAAAATGGGGGGTTGTTCGATTGTTTATCTTTCTTTTTCTTGTAAGTTTTATTCCTTTTCTGATCATGTTTGCTTTGGCATGTGAAGTGTATTACCGTTCTAAAAAAAGCAATTTTCATAGATTGACTGCGTTATTAATCATTTTTTTAAGTATGCTATTTTTAACAGATGCTTTAAAATACTTTCTTCCACCTAGAGAAGCACTTATATTGCTACTTTTCAAATATTATTGTGTCTTCTTTATTATGACACTAGGAATTTATTTTTTTAGATACATTAGTAAAATCCGTTTATCGGGATGGTGGCATGCTTTGTTCCTATTCCCTTTATTTGGTGCAGTCATCATGACCTTCATGCTACCATTTGATCCAATTACCTTTAATGAGGTATCGAATGTACAAACCGAAATGTTCAGTCTACCATTTGTTGTATTACTTTTATTTTGTACTATTATAGCCTTTATTTTTAATATTTACTTTCTTTATAAGGGATATAAAAAATCAAAAGAAGTGAATATAAGTAAAACTTATGTTAGTCGTCTACAATTAATTTTAAAAGGAAACATTATAACTACAATTGCAATCATTCTGTTAAACATCATTGTTTTTACTGCAGAACACCATGGAATCATATTAGCTTTTTTATCACCCTATGCCGTCTTAATTTGGGCATATACAGTTCGCTACTCTATGTTTAAATATGACCTACTTGAATCATCAAGTAGAAAATATGAGTTGTTATTTAAAATGAGTACGAACGGTATCCTGATCTTAAATGATAAAGCAAAAATAGTGGATGTGAATCCTACATTTCTAAAAATGCTAGGATATACGAAGATGGATGTGTATCATCTCCCATTAAGTAGCTTCCTTATTGAGAAATCGCCAATCGATTTCCAATACAATTACGAAGCCGCCTATCCGGTTTCCGACCAACTACACATGGAAGTAACCTTAAGAGCAAGAAATGGGGAAAAAGTAACTGCCGAAATGTTTTCCGACTATATAGATATTGATGAGAAGAAGCATAGCTTTTTAATTTTCAGAGATATTACACACCAAAAGACATACGAAGAAAAACTGAGATTTTTAGCTTATCATGACTCATTAACACAACTCGGCAATCGGGTATTGTTTTACGAAAAGTTTAAAGAACTGGACAAAACGTTGAATTTTAATCAGCAACAATTAGCAGTAATTTTATTAGACTTAGATAGATTTAAGGAAATTAACGACTCATATGGGCATTCCGCTGGTGATGCTGTCTTAAAAAATGTTAGTTCGCAAATTTTACAATTACTACCTGAAATTGCCTATGGCTTCCGAATGGGTGGAGATGAATTTGCCATCTTACTACCAACAACAACACAAAAAGAGCTGCTAGAAATTGTCGAGACCTTAATAGCCAATATACGAAAACCAATACAGATACAAGAAAAAAAGGTAATCGTATCTACAAGTGTCGGAATAAGCCTAGCAAATGAAGATGGCCTTGACCCAGATAC is a window from the Evansella cellulosilytica DSM 2522 genome containing:
- a CDS encoding methyl-accepting chemotaxis protein, whose product is MHQKLTNNMKKVKFGLRSKMALAIIVSLVISTPISAIINNFIDLVYDGNLTLIVDSIVSLLVTTCIISIFIRFLVLSPLHKIINELVLVSKGDLTRSIPTSSKDEIGQLSSLFNQMTSNLRELLNNIITTSEQLANAAEQLNANTEETATTTTTIASSLEQVLTGVENQQHKISDSVTTVKDNYEKMDKTSNNILTLKNDSIKASDNAKNGETIVTHAIKQMDIIHKHTNETGDLINLLSEKSNEIENIVSIITAISEQTNLLALNAAIEAARAGEHGRGFSIVADEVRKLAEQSSFSAKQISDIIHDIQSNTKQAVHAMDNSESAVNEGRNIVYSAGESFQNISNSIEAVVNTLTTVASSITTINKETDVLVTSIENVSEISKQTTSHTQEVAAASEEQTAIMKEVSVATESLSELALHLQKTTNKFRT
- a CDS encoding sensor domain-containing diguanylate cyclase; the encoded protein is MFIFLFLVSFIPFLIMFALACEVYYRSKKSNFHRLTALLIIFLSMLFLTDALKYFLPPREALILLLFKYYCVFFIMTLGIYFFRYISKIRLSGWWHALFLFPLFGAVIMTFMLPFDPITFNEVSNVQTEMFSLPFVVLLLFCTIIAFIFNIYFLYKGYKKSKEVNISKTYVSRLQLILKGNIITTIAIILLNIIVFTAEHHGIILAFLSPYAVLIWAYTVRYSMFKYDLLESSSRKYELLFKMSTNGILILNDKAKIVDVNPTFLKMLGYTKMDVYHLPLSSFLIEKSPIDFQYNYEAAYPVSDQLHMEVTLRARNGEKVTAEMFSDYIDIDEKKHSFLIFRDITHQKTYEEKLRFLAYHDSLTQLGNRVLFYEKFKELDKTLNFNQQQLAVILLDLDRFKEINDSYGHSAGDAVLKNVSSQILQLLPEIAYGFRMGGDEFAILLPTTTQKELLEIVETLIANIRKPIQIQEKKVIVSTSVGISLANEDGLDPDTLLNNADKAMYEAKNKDRQTGTVLINQG